In Acropora palmata chromosome 7, jaAcrPala1.3, whole genome shotgun sequence, one genomic interval encodes:
- the LOC141885729 gene encoding uncharacterized protein LOC141885729 isoform X3 — protein sequence MGNWGSCFRGRSSLLSQEATEGCASLVSSSKLKVTLLGSEWGSTKGGLSTFNRELAIQLAKNDNVEVSMYLPWYSEEDKRAAAEFKVCLLKAKRKPGFEPIDWLATIPRHHRIDVVVGHGIHLGRQISIIKELHPDCKWIQVVHTDPEELGMFKDYADPTVKGAKKHQAEVELCKLADQVVAVGPKLTETFARYLRSCGKDEGVINLTPGIFSEFANINQAAKGGETSFHVLVFGRGDSEDFRLKGYDIAACAVAKLKGEERSFKLVFVGAPNGEEEKVKERFLKEGISPSQLIVRSAKDREQLAEEFCQADLVIMPSRTEGFGLAALEALSAGLPVLVSSNSGIGKALQRVPYGSNCVVNNEDPVKWAEAIKAVCRKERKVRLEEAILLRQKYAETYQWEEQCSTLAEKMLQMIKETSIVADQAIAAVNLGEQGPSSIPEAVVHPDQTTVEQQHSVGDVVSSGRENEIKRKGPSHPSVNSTERRQRQNAGILERVDHGTLHQVTSLLTRIRLSSAVYSQSRIKESRGKKPLHPLVTITPERERQNRDIPERVDNATFTFDRGYSSLRSYQLESSIGAQAMIQHGETSTAPDQAVVAVNLGEQGPSSISEAVVLPDLTTKNQHIVGDEMSSDRENENHGKRRLNPSQITTPERRGENADLPQTDSDISVVVTLLEREYRRQAKFRPLLWSKGTKLQLEKVYTRLTVVSRRKAGSSEIGVDDIFGSSEKDNDPLVLVEGSPGIGKSTFCLKLAHEWANGERSRNFPIFKLVFLLKCRNMKGDIVEDIFEQLLPEDLKEKTKEVLVNFLGDLNNQKQILIILDGLDELPEKLEDHVNKVLGRKKLSLCYVLATTRQEKGIHTREQFQFDSCFTIEGFSEKDSFEYIRKLFRNIGTEHSSKGERLIEEIKQNPLLGDLRSNPLNLLLLCVVYEDHEGSLPSSNTYLYQTIVRCLLRRYCAKEKLKASEKDEDLDKQFEIAILALGELAWKCLLNDRLSFYEDELEELERSNENIVARRLGLVYKEESLKRLKPRHTYIFLHKTFQEYLAASYIAHNLLVSAFHVPEQLKSFEVTIKFRKVFLFVCGILREEASILFTQIGDTLQKDWDWSKCSDVQASFFFEICKESGNAERMANTFCSFFPFPRVLHVSQRFHEAVIKVLEACAGFSKVQTPAEVHVAIPLGLQVVKNIQHVLAGVPDVKTLILPAVCYSIDRTEVDEVLRASKTVEKVTFTLSAGLGEGWASALDVGLGADSSLSSVGLRIYGMLNQSALQAVENLLLNKCLPSLSIAVYGDIQESLVKALAGGLAGKSTVNFLDLCVNGNLSFDGAYLLEEGILSNGSLTNLKISVNGELPVNWQGVGENLHAKLAKKGVVSSIYPNTFSIVKGSQVTSLNCMLLPKTYLTQQNLTLNVWGELSGDASKAVVLFNCPVSHLTLNIHGQLTDEILRCTARCVKEQEKPSPITINSWVQITEKEKNVINELGLDKNPSVSLNVCETGAPLKGSTDSEVIFSDEPSSLFASFEEAEKVSSKSHTLTINLMPDTDDFQLRGLCRGLEKAISLNSLTLAINIYGDIGGFWACALGEALKEITSLNSLTLAINIYSDTDSFWIYRLSDALAKHTSLNSVTLAINIYSDSESDSDRQWVLEYLYGWEEIKSLTECNFTFNICGKCKP from the exons ATGGGAAATTGG GGTTCATGCTTTCGAGGCAGATCAAGTCTGTTGTCACAGGAAGCCACAGAAGGCTGTGCAAGTTTGGTTTCCAGCAGTAAACTAAAAGTAACTTTGTTAGGTTCTGAGTGGGGGTCTACAAAAGGAGGCTTGTCCACTTTTAACAGAGAGCTTGCTATTCAGTTGGCAAAGAATGACAATGTGGAAGTTAGCATGTACCTTCCATGGTACAGTGAGGAAGATAAAAGAGCAGCTGCTGAATTCAAAGTCTGTCTTCTTAAAGCAAAGAGGAAGCCTGGATTTGAACCAATTGACTGGTTAGCAACGATCCCAAGACATCATCGTATAGATGTTGTGGTAGGTCATGGTATCCACCTTGGTCGGCAGATTTCTATCATAAAAGAATTACACCCTGACTGCAAGTGGATTCAAGTTGTTCACACAGACCCTGAAGAACTTGGCATGTTTAAGGACTATGCTGATCCCACTGTCAAAGGTGCAAAAAAGCACCAGGCTGAGGTTGAACTCTGCAAATTGGCAGATCAAGTGGTGGCTGTTGGACCCAAATTGACTGAAACCTTTGCTCGCTATTTGCGTTCTTGTGGAAAGGATGAAGGTGTCATAAATCTCACCCCAGGCATCTTTTCAGAGTTTGCTAATATAAATCAGGCTGCTAAAGGAGGAGAAACGTCATTTCATGTTTTAGTCTTTGGACGTGGTGATAGTGAAGACTTCCGTTTAAAGGGTTATGACATTGCTGCATGTGCAGTCGCTAAGCTGAAAGGCGAAGAACGCTCTTTCAAACTTGTGTTTGTTGGTGCACCAAATGGAGAAGAGGAGAAAGTGAAGGAAAGATTCCTTAAGGAAGGCATTTCACCCAGTCAACTCATTGTGCGTAGTGCAAAGGATAGAGAACAGCTTGCTGAGGAGTTTTGTCAAGCTGACCTTGTTATAATGCCCTCAAGAACTGAAGGGTTCGGTCTGGCTGCACTTGAAGCTTTGTCTGCTGGTCTTCCTGTGCTTGTCAGTAGTAATTCAGGTATTGGCAAGGCTTTGCAAAGGGTACCCTATGGTTCAAACTGTGTGGTCAATAATGAGGATCCAGTGAAGTGGGCAGAGGCAATCAAGGCAGTTTgcagaaaggaaaggaaagtgCGACTGGAGGAGGCTATTTTGCTTCGTCAAAAGTATGCAGAGACATACCAATGGGAGGAGCAATGCAGCACACTTGCAGAGAAGATGCTTCAAATGATCAAAG AGACCTCTATTGTGGCAGATCAAGCCATTGCAGCAGTTAACTTGGGTGAACAAGGACCTAGTTCTATTCCAGAAGCGGTTGTCCATCCTGATCAAACAACAGTAGAACAACAGCATAGTGTGGGTGATGTAGTGAGCTCAGGCAGAGAAAATG aaattaaaagaaaaggacCCTCACATCCTAGTGTGAACTCAACTGAAAGACGACAGCGACAGAATGCAGGCATCCTTGAAA gaGTTGATCATGGTACCTTACATCAAGTTACTTCATTGTTGACAAGGATTCGTTTGTCGTCTGCCGTTTATTCACAATCCAGAATTAAAG AAAGTCGTGGAAAAAAACCCTTGCATCCCTTGGTGACCATAACTCCAGAAAGAGAGAGACAAAATAGAGACATCCCTGAGA GGGTTGACAATGCAACTTTTACTTTTGATCGAGGTTATTCGTCATTAAGAAGTTATCAGTTGGAATCTTCCATAGGTGCCCAAGCTATGATTCAGCATGGAG AGACCTCTACAGCCCCAGATCAAGCTGTTGTAGCAGTTAACTTGGGTGAACAAGGACCTAGTTCTATTTCAGAAGCAGTTGTCCTTCCTGATCTGACAACAAAGAACCAGCATATTGTGGGTGATGAAATGAGCTCAGACAGAGAAAATG AAAATCATGGAAAACGACGCTTGAATCCCTCTCAGATCACAACTCCAGAAAGACGGGGAGAGAATGCAGACCTCCCTCAAA CCGATAGCGACATCTCTGTTGTGGTGACATTACTGGAAAGAGAGTACAGAAGACAAGCTAAGTTCAGACCGCTTCTATGGAGCAAAGGCACGAAGctacaacttgaaaaagtctATACAAGGCTAACAGTTGTTTCCAGACGGAAAGCAGGAAGTTCGGAGATAGGGGTAGATGACATCTTTGGGTCGAGTGAGAAAGATAATGATCCTTTGGTGCTTGTAGAGGGGAGTCCAGGAATTGGCAAAAGCACCTTCTGTCTCAAACTTGCTCACGAGTGGGCGAATGGTGAAAGGTCTCgtaattttccaattttcaaacttgtATTTTTGCTCAAATGCAGGAACATGAAGGGAGACATAGTGGAAGACATTTTTGAGCAACTTCTACCCGAAGATCTCaaggaaaaaaccaaagaagtCCTTGTCAATTTCCTTGGGGACTTAAATAATCAGAAACAAATTCTCATCATTTTGGATGGCTTGGATGAGCTCCCAGAAAAGTTGGAAGATCATGTGAACAAAGTCCttggcagaaaaaaattgtctttatGCTACGTGTTGGCCACAACCCGCCAAGAAAAAGGAATTCACACTAgagaacaatttcaatttgacaGTTGCTTTACGATTGAAGGATTTAGTGAAAAGGATTCCTTTGAGTACATAAGGAAACTTTTCAGGAATATTGGTACAGAGCATTCATCCAAGGGAGAAAGGCTCatagaagaaataaaacagaaCCCTTTATTAGGTGACCTCCGAAGCAACCCTTTAAATTTACTTCTCCTTTGCGTTGTTTACGAGGACCATGAAGGAAGTCTACCGTCCTCCAATACTTATCTTTACCAAACCATTGTGAGGTGCCTTTTGAGAAGATACTGtgccaaagaaaaattaaaggcTTCTGAAAAGGACGAGGACTTAGacaaacaatttgaaatagCCATCCTTGCACTTGGGGAGCTCGCTTGGAAATGTCTGTTGAATGATCGTCTTAGTTTTTACGAAGACGAATTGGAAGAGTTGGAAAGAAGCAATGAGAACATTGTGGCTCGTAGACTCGGCCTTGTTTACAAGGAGGAAAGTTTGAAGCGATTGAAACCACGCCATACGTACATCTTTCTTCACAAAACGTTTCAAGAGTATCTGGCTGCGTCATACATCGCCCATAACTTACTAGTAAGCGCGTTTCATGTGCCCGAGCAACTGAAATCGTTTGAGGTGACTATAAAATTTCGAAAagtgtttttatttgtgtgtGGAATACTACGCGAAGAAGCAAGCATTCTCTTCACGCAGATTGGTGATACGCTTCAGAAAGACTGGGACTGGTCCAAATGCAGTGATGTCCAGGCAAgtttcttctttgaaatttgcAAAGAAAGTGGAAATGCTGAAAGAATGGCAAAtactttttgttcatttttcccGTTTCCTCGGGTTCTACACGTAAGCCAACGCTTCCACGAGGCGGTAATAAAAGTTCTAGAGGCGTGCGCAGGATTTTCCAAGGTGCAGACACCCGCTGAAGTCCACGTTGCAATTCCTCTTGGTTTACAAGTTGTTAAAAACATCCAGCATGTCTTGGCTGGGGTTCCAGATGTGAAGACCCTTATTTTACCAGCGGTCTGTTACAGTATTGATCGCACAGAAGTTGATGAAGTCCTGAGAGCTAGCAAGACCGTAGAAAAAGTGACATTTACGTTGTCGGCAGGGCTTGGCGAGGGCTGGGCCAGTGCCCTTGATGTTGGATTAGGTGCTGACTCATCACTGTCGTCTGTTGGTCTTAGGATTTATGGTATGTTGAATCAATCTGCACTACAGGCTGTAGAGAATTTGCTGTTAAACAAGTGTCTGCCCTCTCTTTCTATTGCTGTGTATGGAGATATACAGGAATCGCTCGTTAAAGCGCTTGCTGGAGGCCTGGCAGGAAAAAGTACTGTCAATTTCCTTGATTTGTGTGTCAACGGAAATTTGAGTTTCGATGGAGCTTATTTATTAGAAGAAGGTATTTTAAGTAATGGATCGCTGACAAACTTAAAGATCTCTGTTAATGGAGAACTTCCTGTCAATTGGCAGGGTGTTGGAGAGAATCTTCAtgcaaaattggccaagaaaGGGGTCGTCTCTTCAATCTACCCAAACACCTTCAGCATAGTGAAAGGCAGTCAGGTGACAAGTTTGAATTGTATGCTGTTGCCAAAGACTTATTTAACGCAACAAAATCTTACTCTAAATGTTTGGGGTGAGTTGAGTGGTGATGCTTCCAAAGCAGTGGTCTTATTCAATTGCCCGGTGTCTCACCTGACGTTAAATATCCACGGACAATTAACCGACGAAATTCTTCGCTGCACGGCAAGGTGTGTTAAAGAACAGGAAAAACCCTCTCCAATAACCATCAACTCTTGGGTCCAAAttactgaaaaggaaaagaatgtTATTAATGAACTTGGATTGGACAAAAATCCATCAGTATCATTAAATGTATGTGAAACCGGTGCACCCTTAAAGGGATCAACTGATAGCGAAGTCATCTTTAGTGACGAGCCAAGCTCTCTCTTTGCGTCCTTTGAGGAAGCAGAGAAAGTTTCATCTAAATCTCATACTCTCACAATTAACCTAATGCCCGATACAGATGACTTCCAGCTACGCGGACTTTGCCGTGGTTTGGAAAAAGCAATCTCGCTGAATTCACTCACACTGGCAATTAACATCTATGGTGACATAGGCGGCTTCTGGGCATGCGCACTTGGCGAGGCTTTGAAAGAAATCACCTCGCTGAATTCACTCACACTGGCAATTAACATCTATAGTGACACAGACAGCTTCTGGATATACAGACTTAGCGATGCTTTGGCAAAACACACCTCGCTGAATTCAGTCACACTGGCAATTAACATCTACAGTGACAGTGAAAGTGACAGTGACAGACAATGGGTACTCGAGTATCTCTATGGTTGGGAAGAGATCAAGTCTTTAACTGAATGTAATTTCACATTCAACATTTGCGGTAAATGCAAACCTTAA
- the LOC141885729 gene encoding uncharacterized protein LOC141885729 isoform X1, which translates to MGNWGSCFRGRSSLLSQEATEGCASLVSSSKLKVTLLGSEWGSTKGGLSTFNRELAIQLAKNDNVEVSMYLPWYSEEDKRAAAEFKVCLLKAKRKPGFEPIDWLATIPRHHRIDVVVGHGIHLGRQISIIKELHPDCKWIQVVHTDPEELGMFKDYADPTVKGAKKHQAEVELCKLADQVVAVGPKLTETFARYLRSCGKDEGVINLTPGIFSEFANINQAAKGGETSFHVLVFGRGDSEDFRLKGYDIAACAVAKLKGEERSFKLVFVGAPNGEEEKVKERFLKEGISPSQLIVRSAKDREQLAEEFCQADLVIMPSRTEGFGLAALEALSAGLPVLVSSNSGIGKALQRVPYGSNCVVNNEDPVKWAEAIKAVCRKERKVRLEEAILLRQKYAETYQWEEQCSTLAEKMLQMIKETSIVADQAIAAVNLGEQGPSSIPEAVVHPDQTTVEQQHSVGDVVSSGRENEIKRKGPSHPSVNSTERRQRQNAGILERVDHGTLHQVTSLLTRIRLSSAVYSQSRIKESRGKKPLHPLVTITPERERQNRDIPERVDNATFTFDRGYSSLRSYQLESSIGAQAMIQHGETSTAPDQAVVAVNLGEQGPSSISEAVVLPDLTTKNQHIVGDEMSSDRENEIQRKRPSSHPFVTTTVKRQRRNASIPEKNHGKRRLNPSQITTPERRGENADLPQTDSDISVVVTLLEREYRRQAKFRPLLWSKGTKLQLEKVYTRLTVVSRRKAGSSEIGVDDIFGSSEKDNDPLVLVEGSPGIGKSTFCLKLAHEWANGERSRNFPIFKLVFLLKCRNMKGDIVEDIFEQLLPEDLKEKTKEVLVNFLGDLNNQKQILIILDGLDELPEKLEDHVNKVLGRKKLSLCYVLATTRQEKGIHTREQFQFDSCFTIEGFSEKDSFEYIRKLFRNIGTEHSSKGERLIEEIKQNPLLGDLRSNPLNLLLLCVVYEDHEGSLPSSNTYLYQTIVRCLLRRYCAKEKLKASEKDEDLDKQFEIAILALGELAWKCLLNDRLSFYEDELEELERSNENIVARRLGLVYKEESLKRLKPRHTYIFLHKTFQEYLAASYIAHNLLVSAFHVPEQLKSFEVTIKFRKVFLFVCGILREEASILFTQIGDTLQKDWDWSKCSDVQASFFFEICKESGNAERMANTFCSFFPFPRVLHVSQRFHEAVIKVLEACAGFSKVQTPAEVHVAIPLGLQVVKNIQHVLAGVPDVKTLILPAVCYSIDRTEVDEVLRASKTVEKVTFTLSAGLGEGWASALDVGLGADSSLSSVGLRIYGMLNQSALQAVENLLLNKCLPSLSIAVYGDIQESLVKALAGGLAGKSTVNFLDLCVNGNLSFDGAYLLEEGILSNGSLTNLKISVNGELPVNWQGVGENLHAKLAKKGVVSSIYPNTFSIVKGSQVTSLNCMLLPKTYLTQQNLTLNVWGELSGDASKAVVLFNCPVSHLTLNIHGQLTDEILRCTARCVKEQEKPSPITINSWVQITEKEKNVINELGLDKNPSVSLNVCETGAPLKGSTDSEVIFSDEPSSLFASFEEAEKVSSKSHTLTINLMPDTDDFQLRGLCRGLEKAISLNSLTLAINIYGDIGGFWACALGEALKEITSLNSLTLAINIYSDTDSFWIYRLSDALAKHTSLNSVTLAINIYSDSESDSDRQWVLEYLYGWEEIKSLTECNFTFNICGKCKP; encoded by the exons ATGGGAAATTGG GGTTCATGCTTTCGAGGCAGATCAAGTCTGTTGTCACAGGAAGCCACAGAAGGCTGTGCAAGTTTGGTTTCCAGCAGTAAACTAAAAGTAACTTTGTTAGGTTCTGAGTGGGGGTCTACAAAAGGAGGCTTGTCCACTTTTAACAGAGAGCTTGCTATTCAGTTGGCAAAGAATGACAATGTGGAAGTTAGCATGTACCTTCCATGGTACAGTGAGGAAGATAAAAGAGCAGCTGCTGAATTCAAAGTCTGTCTTCTTAAAGCAAAGAGGAAGCCTGGATTTGAACCAATTGACTGGTTAGCAACGATCCCAAGACATCATCGTATAGATGTTGTGGTAGGTCATGGTATCCACCTTGGTCGGCAGATTTCTATCATAAAAGAATTACACCCTGACTGCAAGTGGATTCAAGTTGTTCACACAGACCCTGAAGAACTTGGCATGTTTAAGGACTATGCTGATCCCACTGTCAAAGGTGCAAAAAAGCACCAGGCTGAGGTTGAACTCTGCAAATTGGCAGATCAAGTGGTGGCTGTTGGACCCAAATTGACTGAAACCTTTGCTCGCTATTTGCGTTCTTGTGGAAAGGATGAAGGTGTCATAAATCTCACCCCAGGCATCTTTTCAGAGTTTGCTAATATAAATCAGGCTGCTAAAGGAGGAGAAACGTCATTTCATGTTTTAGTCTTTGGACGTGGTGATAGTGAAGACTTCCGTTTAAAGGGTTATGACATTGCTGCATGTGCAGTCGCTAAGCTGAAAGGCGAAGAACGCTCTTTCAAACTTGTGTTTGTTGGTGCACCAAATGGAGAAGAGGAGAAAGTGAAGGAAAGATTCCTTAAGGAAGGCATTTCACCCAGTCAACTCATTGTGCGTAGTGCAAAGGATAGAGAACAGCTTGCTGAGGAGTTTTGTCAAGCTGACCTTGTTATAATGCCCTCAAGAACTGAAGGGTTCGGTCTGGCTGCACTTGAAGCTTTGTCTGCTGGTCTTCCTGTGCTTGTCAGTAGTAATTCAGGTATTGGCAAGGCTTTGCAAAGGGTACCCTATGGTTCAAACTGTGTGGTCAATAATGAGGATCCAGTGAAGTGGGCAGAGGCAATCAAGGCAGTTTgcagaaaggaaaggaaagtgCGACTGGAGGAGGCTATTTTGCTTCGTCAAAAGTATGCAGAGACATACCAATGGGAGGAGCAATGCAGCACACTTGCAGAGAAGATGCTTCAAATGATCAAAG AGACCTCTATTGTGGCAGATCAAGCCATTGCAGCAGTTAACTTGGGTGAACAAGGACCTAGTTCTATTCCAGAAGCGGTTGTCCATCCTGATCAAACAACAGTAGAACAACAGCATAGTGTGGGTGATGTAGTGAGCTCAGGCAGAGAAAATG aaattaaaagaaaaggacCCTCACATCCTAGTGTGAACTCAACTGAAAGACGACAGCGACAGAATGCAGGCATCCTTGAAA gaGTTGATCATGGTACCTTACATCAAGTTACTTCATTGTTGACAAGGATTCGTTTGTCGTCTGCCGTTTATTCACAATCCAGAATTAAAG AAAGTCGTGGAAAAAAACCCTTGCATCCCTTGGTGACCATAACTCCAGAAAGAGAGAGACAAAATAGAGACATCCCTGAGA GGGTTGACAATGCAACTTTTACTTTTGATCGAGGTTATTCGTCATTAAGAAGTTATCAGTTGGAATCTTCCATAGGTGCCCAAGCTATGATTCAGCATGGAG AGACCTCTACAGCCCCAGATCAAGCTGTTGTAGCAGTTAACTTGGGTGAACAAGGACCTAGTTCTATTTCAGAAGCAGTTGTCCTTCCTGATCTGACAACAAAGAACCAGCATATTGTGGGTGATGAAATGAGCTCAGACAGAGAAAAT gaaattcaaagaaaaagaccgtcctcgcatccttttgtcaccacaactgtaaaaagacagagacgaAATGCATCTATCCCTGAAA AAAATCATGGAAAACGACGCTTGAATCCCTCTCAGATCACAACTCCAGAAAGACGGGGAGAGAATGCAGACCTCCCTCAAA CCGATAGCGACATCTCTGTTGTGGTGACATTACTGGAAAGAGAGTACAGAAGACAAGCTAAGTTCAGACCGCTTCTATGGAGCAAAGGCACGAAGctacaacttgaaaaagtctATACAAGGCTAACAGTTGTTTCCAGACGGAAAGCAGGAAGTTCGGAGATAGGGGTAGATGACATCTTTGGGTCGAGTGAGAAAGATAATGATCCTTTGGTGCTTGTAGAGGGGAGTCCAGGAATTGGCAAAAGCACCTTCTGTCTCAAACTTGCTCACGAGTGGGCGAATGGTGAAAGGTCTCgtaattttccaattttcaaacttgtATTTTTGCTCAAATGCAGGAACATGAAGGGAGACATAGTGGAAGACATTTTTGAGCAACTTCTACCCGAAGATCTCaaggaaaaaaccaaagaagtCCTTGTCAATTTCCTTGGGGACTTAAATAATCAGAAACAAATTCTCATCATTTTGGATGGCTTGGATGAGCTCCCAGAAAAGTTGGAAGATCATGTGAACAAAGTCCttggcagaaaaaaattgtctttatGCTACGTGTTGGCCACAACCCGCCAAGAAAAAGGAATTCACACTAgagaacaatttcaatttgacaGTTGCTTTACGATTGAAGGATTTAGTGAAAAGGATTCCTTTGAGTACATAAGGAAACTTTTCAGGAATATTGGTACAGAGCATTCATCCAAGGGAGAAAGGCTCatagaagaaataaaacagaaCCCTTTATTAGGTGACCTCCGAAGCAACCCTTTAAATTTACTTCTCCTTTGCGTTGTTTACGAGGACCATGAAGGAAGTCTACCGTCCTCCAATACTTATCTTTACCAAACCATTGTGAGGTGCCTTTTGAGAAGATACTGtgccaaagaaaaattaaaggcTTCTGAAAAGGACGAGGACTTAGacaaacaatttgaaatagCCATCCTTGCACTTGGGGAGCTCGCTTGGAAATGTCTGTTGAATGATCGTCTTAGTTTTTACGAAGACGAATTGGAAGAGTTGGAAAGAAGCAATGAGAACATTGTGGCTCGTAGACTCGGCCTTGTTTACAAGGAGGAAAGTTTGAAGCGATTGAAACCACGCCATACGTACATCTTTCTTCACAAAACGTTTCAAGAGTATCTGGCTGCGTCATACATCGCCCATAACTTACTAGTAAGCGCGTTTCATGTGCCCGAGCAACTGAAATCGTTTGAGGTGACTATAAAATTTCGAAAagtgtttttatttgtgtgtGGAATACTACGCGAAGAAGCAAGCATTCTCTTCACGCAGATTGGTGATACGCTTCAGAAAGACTGGGACTGGTCCAAATGCAGTGATGTCCAGGCAAgtttcttctttgaaatttgcAAAGAAAGTGGAAATGCTGAAAGAATGGCAAAtactttttgttcatttttcccGTTTCCTCGGGTTCTACACGTAAGCCAACGCTTCCACGAGGCGGTAATAAAAGTTCTAGAGGCGTGCGCAGGATTTTCCAAGGTGCAGACACCCGCTGAAGTCCACGTTGCAATTCCTCTTGGTTTACAAGTTGTTAAAAACATCCAGCATGTCTTGGCTGGGGTTCCAGATGTGAAGACCCTTATTTTACCAGCGGTCTGTTACAGTATTGATCGCACAGAAGTTGATGAAGTCCTGAGAGCTAGCAAGACCGTAGAAAAAGTGACATTTACGTTGTCGGCAGGGCTTGGCGAGGGCTGGGCCAGTGCCCTTGATGTTGGATTAGGTGCTGACTCATCACTGTCGTCTGTTGGTCTTAGGATTTATGGTATGTTGAATCAATCTGCACTACAGGCTGTAGAGAATTTGCTGTTAAACAAGTGTCTGCCCTCTCTTTCTATTGCTGTGTATGGAGATATACAGGAATCGCTCGTTAAAGCGCTTGCTGGAGGCCTGGCAGGAAAAAGTACTGTCAATTTCCTTGATTTGTGTGTCAACGGAAATTTGAGTTTCGATGGAGCTTATTTATTAGAAGAAGGTATTTTAAGTAATGGATCGCTGACAAACTTAAAGATCTCTGTTAATGGAGAACTTCCTGTCAATTGGCAGGGTGTTGGAGAGAATCTTCAtgcaaaattggccaagaaaGGGGTCGTCTCTTCAATCTACCCAAACACCTTCAGCATAGTGAAAGGCAGTCAGGTGACAAGTTTGAATTGTATGCTGTTGCCAAAGACTTATTTAACGCAACAAAATCTTACTCTAAATGTTTGGGGTGAGTTGAGTGGTGATGCTTCCAAAGCAGTGGTCTTATTCAATTGCCCGGTGTCTCACCTGACGTTAAATATCCACGGACAATTAACCGACGAAATTCTTCGCTGCACGGCAAGGTGTGTTAAAGAACAGGAAAAACCCTCTCCAATAACCATCAACTCTTGGGTCCAAAttactgaaaaggaaaagaatgtTATTAATGAACTTGGATTGGACAAAAATCCATCAGTATCATTAAATGTATGTGAAACCGGTGCACCCTTAAAGGGATCAACTGATAGCGAAGTCATCTTTAGTGACGAGCCAAGCTCTCTCTTTGCGTCCTTTGAGGAAGCAGAGAAAGTTTCATCTAAATCTCATACTCTCACAATTAACCTAATGCCCGATACAGATGACTTCCAGCTACGCGGACTTTGCCGTGGTTTGGAAAAAGCAATCTCGCTGAATTCACTCACACTGGCAATTAACATCTATGGTGACATAGGCGGCTTCTGGGCATGCGCACTTGGCGAGGCTTTGAAAGAAATCACCTCGCTGAATTCACTCACACTGGCAATTAACATCTATAGTGACACAGACAGCTTCTGGATATACAGACTTAGCGATGCTTTGGCAAAACACACCTCGCTGAATTCAGTCACACTGGCAATTAACATCTACAGTGACAGTGAAAGTGACAGTGACAGACAATGGGTACTCGAGTATCTCTATGGTTGGGAAGAGATCAAGTCTTTAACTGAATGTAATTTCACATTCAACATTTGCGGTAAATGCAAACCTTAA